Proteins encoded together in one Halalkaliarchaeum sp. AArc-CO window:
- a CDS encoding tubulin/FtsZ family protein, whose amino-acid sequence MKCALVGVGQAGGKVTTALANFDTRMEFGAIRSALAVNTATADLQPLPLDTVLIGQDRVNGHGVGGDNELGAEVMESDLPEVMDALDDKITSETEAVFVIAGLGGGTGSGGAPVLVRRLKRIYNVPIYAIGILPGQDEGALYQANAGRSLKTVTREADSLLLVDNDAWRDSGESVQEGFDAINNHIAQRLGLLLAAGEAVEGVGESVVDSSEVINTLATGGISALGYGAAASGETAEDNINTVTSTTRSAMFTGMSLPGASKADTALLVVAGRPEAIPRKGVERARRWLEEETGSMEVRGGDFPLSTDRLASLILLGGIEQSDRLERFIERAREAVEIADEERADPAKAFDNEAIEDLF is encoded by the coding sequence ATGAAGTGTGCCCTCGTCGGAGTCGGCCAGGCCGGCGGCAAGGTGACGACCGCCCTCGCGAACTTCGACACCCGCATGGAGTTCGGCGCCATTCGCTCGGCGCTGGCGGTCAACACCGCCACGGCCGACCTGCAGCCCCTCCCTCTCGACACCGTACTGATCGGCCAGGACCGCGTCAACGGCCACGGCGTCGGCGGCGACAACGAACTCGGCGCCGAAGTGATGGAGTCGGATCTCCCGGAGGTAATGGACGCGCTCGACGACAAGATCACCTCCGAGACGGAGGCGGTGTTCGTGATCGCCGGGCTGGGCGGCGGCACCGGGTCGGGCGGCGCGCCGGTGCTCGTTCGCCGGCTCAAGCGGATCTACAACGTGCCCATCTACGCGATCGGGATCCTTCCCGGTCAAGACGAGGGTGCGCTGTACCAGGCGAACGCCGGGCGATCGCTCAAGACGGTCACACGGGAGGCCGACTCGCTGCTTCTGGTCGACAACGACGCCTGGCGCGACAGCGGCGAGAGCGTCCAGGAGGGGTTCGACGCGATAAACAACCACATCGCCCAGCGGCTCGGGCTCCTGCTTGCGGCCGGGGAGGCCGTCGAGGGCGTCGGCGAGAGCGTCGTCGACTCCAGTGAGGTGATAAACACGCTCGCGACCGGCGGTATCTCCGCGCTGGGATACGGCGCCGCAGCCAGCGGCGAGACGGCCGAAGACAACATCAACACGGTGACGAGCACGACCCGCAGCGCGATGTTCACCGGGATGAGCCTCCCCGGAGCGAGCAAGGCCGACACGGCGCTTCTGGTCGTCGCCGGGCGTCCGGAGGCGATCCCTCGCAAGGGCGTCGAGCGCGCACGCCGGTGGCTCGAGGAGGAGACCGGCAGTATGGAGGTGCGCGGCGGCGACTTCCCGCTGTCTACGGATCGGCTCGCGTCGCTGATCCTCCTCGGCGGGATCGAACAGTCCGACCGGCTCGAACGGTTCATCGAGCGCGCCCGCGAGGCCGTCGAGATCGCCGACGAGGAGCGCGCCGACCCCGCAAAAGCGTTCGACAACGAGGCGATCGAGGACCTGTTTTGA
- a CDS encoding CDC48 family AAA ATPase, whose amino-acid sequence MNEVQLEVAKAYPNDSGRGIARLDPDTLLHLKLSPGDIIEIEGGETTAAKVWRADRQDWNTDTVRVDGFTRQNANVGIGERVTIRKADAEKADKLVLAPPEEASVQFGSDAAGMVKRQILKRPVVERDIVPVMSSTNHPFMRSPGQAIPLIAVSTEPEGVCLITEDTEVELREEPISGFEKTGGGITYEDIGGLQNEIQRVREMVELPMKHPQIFKKLGIEPPQGVLLHGPPGTGKTLLAKAVANETSASFFSIAGPEIISKYYGESEQQLREIFEDAKEESPSIIFIDELDSIAPKREDVTGEVERRVVAQLLTMMDGLETRGQVIVIAATNRVDSVDPALRRPGRFDREIEIGVPDEAGRKEIMQIHTRGMPLSDDVSLDRLADETHGFVGADIESLTKEAAMKALRRYLPEIDLDEEDIPPSLIDRMIVKRTDFDGALTEVEPSAMREVLVELPKITWDDVGGLEGAKQQVKESVEWPLSKPEKFERMGIQAPKGVLLYGPPGTGKTLMAKAVANETNANFISVRGPQLLSKWVGESEKAIRQTFRKARQVSPTIIFFDELDSLAPARGQDAGNNVSERVVNQLLTELDGLEEMGEVMVIGATNRPDMIDPALIRSGRFDRLVMVGSPDEEGREQILKIHTRESPLSPDVSLREIAEITDGYVGSDLESIAREAAIEALREDDDAEVVEMRHFRQAMDSVRPTITDEILSYYEEIEDQFRGGGADAMRERGGRIGFQ is encoded by the coding sequence ATGAACGAAGTTCAACTCGAAGTGGCGAAGGCGTACCCGAACGACTCGGGGCGTGGCATCGCCCGTCTCGACCCAGACACGCTTTTGCATCTCAAACTCTCCCCCGGCGACATCATCGAAATCGAAGGGGGTGAAACGACCGCAGCGAAGGTGTGGCGCGCGGACCGGCAGGACTGGAACACCGACACGGTCCGCGTCGACGGCTTCACACGCCAGAACGCCAATGTCGGCATCGGCGAGCGCGTGACGATCCGGAAGGCAGACGCCGAGAAGGCCGACAAACTCGTGCTCGCACCCCCCGAGGAGGCGTCAGTGCAGTTCGGCTCCGACGCCGCCGGCATGGTGAAACGCCAGATCCTCAAGCGGCCGGTCGTCGAGCGCGACATCGTCCCGGTGATGTCGAGCACGAACCACCCGTTCATGCGCTCGCCCGGACAGGCGATCCCGCTGATCGCCGTCTCCACAGAGCCCGAGGGCGTCTGTCTCATCACCGAGGACACCGAGGTCGAACTCCGCGAGGAGCCGATCTCCGGCTTCGAAAAGACCGGCGGTGGGATCACTTACGAGGACATCGGCGGCCTGCAAAACGAGATCCAGCGCGTCCGGGAGATGGTCGAGCTGCCGATGAAACACCCCCAGATCTTCAAGAAACTGGGGATCGAGCCGCCCCAGGGGGTGTTGCTCCACGGCCCGCCCGGGACCGGCAAGACGCTGCTTGCGAAAGCGGTCGCCAACGAGACCTCAGCGTCCTTCTTCTCCATTGCGGGGCCGGAGATCATCTCCAAATACTACGGCGAGAGCGAACAACAGCTCCGCGAGATCTTCGAAGACGCCAAAGAGGAGTCGCCGTCGATCATTTTCATCGACGAACTCGACTCCATCGCGCCCAAACGCGAGGACGTCACCGGCGAGGTCGAACGCCGTGTCGTCGCCCAGCTGCTCACGATGATGGACGGCCTCGAGACCCGGGGGCAGGTGATCGTCATCGCGGCGACGAACCGCGTCGACTCCGTCGATCCCGCCCTGCGCCGTCCGGGTCGGTTCGACCGCGAGATCGAGATCGGCGTCCCCGACGAGGCTGGCCGCAAGGAGATCATGCAGATCCACACGCGCGGGATGCCGCTGTCGGACGACGTGAGTCTGGACCGGCTCGCCGACGAGACCCACGGCTTCGTCGGCGCCGACATCGAGAGCCTCACCAAGGAGGCGGCGATGAAGGCGCTGCGGCGCTACCTCCCGGAGATCGACCTCGACGAGGAGGACATCCCCCCGAGCCTCATCGACCGGATGATCGTCAAGCGCACCGACTTCGACGGGGCACTCACGGAGGTCGAGCCCTCCGCGATGCGGGAGGTGCTCGTCGAACTGCCGAAGATCACCTGGGACGACGTCGGCGGGCTCGAGGGCGCGAAACAGCAGGTCAAAGAGAGCGTCGAGTGGCCCCTCTCGAAGCCCGAGAAGTTCGAGCGGATGGGGATCCAGGCGCCCAAGGGCGTGCTGCTGTACGGGCCGCCCGGGACCGGCAAGACGCTGATGGCGAAAGCGGTCGCCAACGAGACCAACGCCAACTTCATCTCGGTGCGGGGCCCGCAGCTGCTCTCGAAGTGGGTCGGCGAATCCGAGAAGGCGATCAGACAGACGTTCCGGAAGGCCCGACAGGTGAGTCCGACGATCATCTTCTTCGACGAGCTGGACTCGCTTGCCCCCGCCCGGGGGCAGGACGCCGGCAACAACGTCTCCGAGCGGGTCGTAAACCAGCTGTTGACCGAACTCGACGGCCTCGAGGAGATGGGCGAGGTGATGGTGATCGGCGCGACCAACCGTCCGGACATGATCGATCCGGCGCTGATCCGGTCTGGCCGGTTCGACCGGCTGGTGATGGTTGGCTCCCCCGACGAGGAGGGTCGCGAACAGATCCTCAAGATCCACACCCGCGAATCGCCGCTCTCGCCGGACGTGAGTCTGCGCGAGATCGCCGAGATAACCGACGGCTACGTCGGCTCCGACCTCGAGTCGATCGCCCGCGAGGCCGCCATCGAGGCGCTTCGGGAGGACGACGACGCCGAGGTGGTCGAGATGCGACACTTCCGGCAGGCGATGGATTCGGTCCGCCCGACGATCACCGACGAGATCCTCAGCTATTACGAGGAAATCGAAGACCAGTTCCGGGGCGGCGGCGCGGACGCGATGCGGGAGCGCGGCGGCCGGATCGGCTTCCAGTAA